One part of the Sorangiineae bacterium MSr11954 genome encodes these proteins:
- a CDS encoding alpha/beta hydrolase, whose amino-acid sequence MGDRGETVVFVHGGASPELTWSRQAPLADRWRLVIPWRRCFDPSPPGARQDWEADAHDLLALLPHPAHVVTHSYGGVGAAVAAARAPHRFASLTWIEPPLWFVAEEDPDVARVTRLARSIGDPHADPKLRAAFMQLAGMPPDHEVTRELERLARNLRDPGEARPDLASIRAARVPTAVVSGDHDPGIERICDALHDALGGERVILRGAGHAVQRSAGFNDWLASFLGNAAREEHRARRAQPKT is encoded by the coding sequence TTGGGGGACCGCGGTGAGACGGTGGTGTTCGTCCACGGGGGCGCGAGCCCGGAGCTCACGTGGTCACGCCAGGCGCCGCTCGCCGATCGCTGGCGGCTCGTCATCCCATGGCGACGTTGCTTCGACCCGAGCCCTCCCGGCGCACGCCAAGATTGGGAGGCCGATGCGCACGATCTTCTCGCGCTGTTGCCGCATCCGGCGCATGTGGTCACGCATTCCTATGGCGGCGTGGGGGCTGCGGTGGCCGCCGCGCGCGCGCCGCATCGCTTTGCCTCCCTGACCTGGATCGAGCCGCCGCTCTGGTTCGTCGCCGAGGAGGATCCCGACGTCGCGCGCGTGACCCGCCTCGCTCGGTCCATTGGCGATCCCCATGCCGATCCGAAGCTTCGCGCGGCCTTCATGCAGCTCGCAGGCATGCCACCGGATCACGAGGTCACGCGAGAGCTCGAACGCCTCGCCCGAAACCTGCGCGATCCGGGGGAGGCGCGCCCCGATCTCGCCAGCATTCGGGCCGCGCGCGTGCCGACCGCGGTCGTGTCGGGCGATCACGATCCCGGGATCGAGCGCATCTGCGACGCGCTTCATGACGCGCTTGGAGGCGAGCGCGTGATCCTCCGCGGCGCGGGTCACGCGGTTCAACGTAGCGCCGGGTTCAACGATTGGCTCGCGTCATTTCTCGGGAATGCCGCGCGCGAAGAGCATCGGGCGCGTCGGGCGCAACCCAAAACCTAA
- a CDS encoding LysR family transcriptional regulator, with protein MMTQSREWLTGIPILLAVVEARSFTGAAKKLGITPSAASQAVRALEGRLGTALLLRSTRSLSLTAIGTTYVERLAPVFVELVAATEEAMGNGEHPAGPLRLTMPKAAYDGIVAPSLPSFRAHYPDIELEIEVEDRWVDIVKDGFDAGIRYGNLLAKGMTAIEIAPASASVLAAAPAYLERRGRPEAPPDLAEHESVVCRSRTTGMIASWALVSEAGAEHRVDPGAQTIAGDLAVQIDLTVRGHGISCIPDRSASALLDGGQLERVLPDWSIPLDAMFLYFAGNRSHSPSLQAFIRHATGAGQGRSRARRIR; from the coding sequence ATGATGACGCAATCGAGGGAGTGGCTGACCGGTATTCCGATTCTGCTAGCTGTCGTGGAAGCGCGCAGCTTTACCGGTGCCGCCAAGAAGTTGGGCATCACGCCATCGGCCGCGAGCCAGGCCGTGCGGGCGCTGGAGGGCCGGCTCGGCACGGCGTTGCTGCTGCGTTCCACGCGCAGCCTCAGTCTTACCGCGATCGGCACGACCTATGTCGAACGCCTCGCCCCCGTTTTCGTGGAGCTCGTGGCGGCGACCGAAGAAGCCATGGGTAACGGCGAGCACCCGGCCGGACCGCTCCGATTGACGATGCCCAAGGCCGCCTACGACGGCATCGTGGCACCGTCGCTACCGAGCTTTCGCGCGCACTATCCGGACATCGAGCTCGAGATCGAGGTCGAGGATCGATGGGTCGATATCGTCAAAGACGGCTTCGACGCGGGGATTCGATACGGCAACCTTCTCGCAAAGGGCATGACGGCCATCGAAATTGCGCCAGCCTCCGCCAGCGTCCTCGCGGCCGCCCCCGCCTACCTCGAGCGTCGAGGGCGACCGGAGGCACCGCCGGATCTCGCGGAGCACGAGAGCGTCGTGTGCCGCAGCCGCACCACGGGGATGATCGCGTCATGGGCGTTGGTCTCCGAGGCCGGCGCCGAGCATCGCGTCGATCCCGGCGCTCAAACCATCGCCGGTGATCTCGCCGTTCAAATCGATCTCACCGTCCGAGGCCACGGGATCAGTTGCATACCCGACCGGAGCGCGAGCGCCCTCCTCGACGGCGGACAACTCGAACGCGTGCTGCCGGATTGGTCGATTCCATTAGACGCGATGTTTCTCTACTTTGCCGGAAATCGCAGCCATTCGCCTTCGCTGCAGGCCTTCATCCGTCACGCGACCGGCGCGGGCCAGGGCCGATCGCGAGCGCGCCGGATCCGATGA
- a CDS encoding PQQ-dependent sugar dehydrogenase yields the protein MDTQPYCMHLQATIVSLGLALALGAAATFSGCGNNGNSTNDGPRDGGGVDVDGAVRPQPARYGLDQRPANPTCKAPPRPPSTASVKLEQVYKNVQLDNPMTMAQIPGDPSRWYVAERSGKILSFPVQNPPDSPREDLNIANQITNLGSEGGLLGMAFHPNFSRNGYVYLSYTTGTEERIVSAIRRFTSAARDGTAFGAQADVLAFNQESSGNHKGGCVQFGPDGYLYASFGDGGGVGDPFFHGQETTSFFSKVLRIDIDHGDPYAIPDDNPFKNDTTGKKKEIFAYGFRNPFRFSFDRVSRELWLGDVGQDDWEEIDIVKNGGNYGWSLKEGTHCFPPSTTSCSSAGLIDPIYEYFNPPPPNGVGAVTGGRVYRGKAIPELVGSYLFGDSQTGEVWAMSIDPVSRKPSVTRIDDGSTGDTLTSFNEDLDGEIFVTALGNKVYKVVQNPTSEPPGAPFPEKLSQTGCVDPAQPKNPAPGLVPYGVNSPLWSDGADKERYLALPDTKKIHVQPDGDFDLPVGSVLVKTFTVSGKRIETRLFVRHDDGDWGGYSYEWNEEQTDATLLPSNKSKTVGHQTWYFPSRSDCMSCHSTVAGRTLGLEVGQLNGDFVYASTQRIANQLATFDHIGLFDAPLGRAPAELTRYPNPSQPGADLGDRAASYLHANCSFCHRPNGIGGGGTDFRYGTSLAHRRVCNENPENGDLGVPGAKIVTPGAPETSILSLRVHALDFRRMPPLATSLVDTADTSVLDAWIRSLPSCPKGDGGAD from the coding sequence GTGGATACTCAGCCCTATTGCATGCACCTACAAGCGACCATCGTCTCCTTGGGACTCGCCCTCGCGCTCGGCGCCGCAGCCACCTTCTCGGGATGCGGCAACAACGGCAACAGCACCAACGACGGCCCCCGTGACGGTGGAGGGGTCGATGTGGACGGGGCCGTTCGCCCGCAGCCCGCGCGGTATGGGCTCGATCAGCGTCCGGCCAACCCGACCTGCAAGGCCCCCCCGCGGCCGCCGAGTACGGCTTCGGTCAAGCTGGAGCAAGTGTACAAAAATGTCCAGCTCGACAATCCCATGACCATGGCGCAAATTCCGGGCGATCCTTCGCGGTGGTACGTCGCCGAGCGCTCGGGGAAGATCCTGAGCTTTCCGGTGCAGAACCCGCCCGATTCGCCGCGCGAGGATTTGAACATTGCCAATCAGATCACGAACCTCGGTAGCGAAGGCGGCCTCCTGGGGATGGCGTTTCATCCCAACTTTTCGCGGAACGGCTATGTGTATCTCTCGTACACGACCGGCACCGAGGAGCGCATCGTCTCGGCCATCCGGCGCTTCACCAGCGCGGCCCGGGATGGAACGGCGTTCGGGGCGCAGGCCGATGTGCTCGCGTTCAATCAGGAGAGCTCGGGAAACCACAAGGGCGGCTGCGTTCAATTCGGCCCCGACGGGTATCTCTATGCTTCGTTCGGCGATGGCGGCGGCGTCGGCGATCCCTTCTTCCATGGACAGGAGACCACGAGCTTCTTTTCCAAAGTGCTGCGCATCGATATCGACCATGGGGACCCGTACGCGATCCCGGACGACAACCCTTTCAAGAACGACACCACGGGGAAGAAGAAAGAGATCTTCGCGTACGGCTTCCGCAACCCCTTTCGTTTCTCGTTCGACCGCGTCTCTCGGGAGCTATGGCTGGGCGACGTGGGGCAGGACGACTGGGAGGAGATCGACATCGTCAAGAACGGCGGCAATTACGGGTGGAGCCTCAAAGAGGGAACGCATTGTTTTCCGCCGAGCACCACGAGCTGCTCGAGCGCGGGGTTGATCGATCCCATTTACGAATATTTCAACCCGCCCCCGCCGAACGGCGTAGGCGCGGTCACCGGGGGGCGCGTGTACCGTGGCAAGGCCATCCCCGAGCTGGTGGGAAGTTACCTCTTCGGCGATTCGCAGACCGGCGAGGTGTGGGCGATGTCCATCGATCCCGTGAGCCGAAAGCCCTCGGTCACCCGCATCGACGATGGAAGCACGGGCGACACCTTGACCTCGTTCAACGAGGACCTCGACGGGGAGATCTTCGTCACCGCGCTGGGCAACAAGGTCTACAAAGTGGTGCAGAACCCCACGTCCGAGCCGCCGGGGGCGCCGTTTCCGGAGAAGCTCTCGCAGACGGGGTGCGTCGATCCCGCCCAGCCAAAAAACCCCGCACCGGGGCTCGTCCCTTACGGTGTGAATAGCCCGCTGTGGTCCGATGGCGCGGACAAGGAACGGTATCTGGCGCTCCCGGACACGAAGAAGATCCACGTCCAGCCCGACGGGGATTTCGATCTTCCCGTCGGCAGCGTCCTCGTCAAGACGTTCACCGTCTCGGGCAAGCGCATCGAGACGCGGCTGTTCGTGCGCCACGACGATGGAGATTGGGGCGGCTATTCGTACGAGTGGAACGAGGAACAGACCGACGCGACCTTGCTCCCCTCGAACAAGAGCAAGACGGTCGGCCATCAAACCTGGTATTTCCCGAGCCGCTCCGATTGCATGTCGTGCCATTCGACGGTCGCGGGCCGCACGCTCGGCCTCGAGGTGGGGCAGCTCAATGGCGATTTCGTCTACGCCTCCACCCAGCGCATCGCGAACCAGCTCGCGACCTTCGACCACATTGGCCTCTTCGACGCCCCGCTGGGCCGGGCGCCGGCCGAGCTCACGAGATACCCCAATCCGAGCCAGCCCGGAGCCGACTTGGGCGACCGGGCTGCCTCGTACCTGCACGCCAATTGCTCGTTCTGCCATCGCCCCAACGGCATCGGCGGCGGAGGCACTGACTTCCGCTACGGGACATCCCTCGCCCACCGGCGCGTATGCAATGAGAACCCGGAGAACGGCGATCTCGGGGTGCCGGGGGCGAAGATCGTCACCCCCGGCGCGCCGGAGACGTCGATCCTCTCGCTGCGCGTGCACGCGCTCGACTTCCGGCGCATGCCCCCGCTGGCCACGAGCCTGGTCGACACCGCCGATACATCGGTGCTCGACGCGTGGATCCGCTCGCTCCCATCGTGTCCAAAGGGCGACGGCGGAGCGGATTGA
- a CDS encoding GFA family protein: protein MGTAKTYCGGCHCGNVRFEVEADLARVVECNCSHCSRKGFLLTFVTSDRFRLLQGEEALVDYQFNRRIGHHLFCKVCGVEAFWRSVQSDGTPMAIVNVRCLDDVPPGSFTVTHVDGKSR, encoded by the coding sequence ATGGGCACCGCAAAGACCTACTGCGGCGGATGCCACTGCGGAAACGTGCGCTTCGAGGTCGAAGCCGATCTCGCGCGTGTGGTGGAGTGCAACTGCTCGCATTGCTCGCGAAAAGGATTTTTGCTGACGTTCGTGACGTCCGACCGATTTCGCCTCCTTCAGGGCGAAGAGGCGCTCGTCGATTACCAATTCAACCGGCGCATCGGGCATCACTTATTTTGCAAAGTGTGCGGGGTCGAAGCGTTTTGGCGCAGCGTCCAGTCCGACGGCACCCCGATGGCCATCGTGAATGTCCGCTGCCTCGACGATGTGCCTCCCGGCTCGTTCACGGTGACCCACGTCGACGGCAAAAGCCGATGA
- a CDS encoding nuclear transport factor 2 family protein, producing the protein MISDPSTLEANKQTVLAFYEAGLRQKNYAAAAKLLGRRYVQHNPLIADGHEGFEAFLAYLNEKFPDLRAEIKHVFAEGDFVIAHVHGVREPGQRGSAIIDIFKLEDGKIVEHWDVIQPIPEESANPNGMF; encoded by the coding sequence ATGATCTCCGACCCTTCCACCCTCGAAGCGAACAAGCAAACCGTTCTCGCCTTCTACGAGGCCGGCCTCCGGCAAAAGAACTACGCGGCCGCCGCGAAGCTGCTCGGCCGCCGTTACGTGCAGCACAATCCGCTCATCGCCGACGGCCACGAAGGCTTCGAGGCCTTCCTCGCCTACCTAAACGAGAAATTCCCCGACCTGCGGGCGGAGATCAAACACGTCTTCGCCGAGGGCGACTTCGTCATCGCCCACGTGCACGGCGTCCGCGAGCCCGGGCAGCGCGGCTCGGCCATCATCGATATTTTCAAGTTGGAAGATGGCAAAATCGTCGAGCATTGGGATGTCATCCAACCCATCCCAGAGGAGTCGGCCAACCCCAATGGGATGTTTTGA
- a CDS encoding TetR/AcrR family transcriptional regulator, giving the protein MGRPKQFDPDAAVATAMNVFWQKGYGATTPADLVEALGIGKGSLYNTFENKRALFEQALRRYGDERVAGLVGELAKPGPVRARLQAALERLAAPERAKLRRRGCMAVNTAAECADDDESAAAIVRGIFERMERALQATIEEGQRSGEIDPHRNAKDLASLMLTTILGMTVIAKVSAKPDALLRAVRAAMSAL; this is encoded by the coding sequence ATGGGCAGGCCCAAGCAGTTCGATCCCGACGCGGCCGTCGCCACGGCGATGAACGTATTCTGGCAAAAAGGATACGGCGCCACGACCCCGGCCGATCTCGTCGAGGCGCTCGGGATCGGAAAGGGCAGCTTGTACAACACGTTCGAGAACAAGCGCGCCCTCTTCGAGCAGGCGCTGCGAAGGTATGGGGACGAGCGCGTGGCGGGCCTGGTGGGGGAGCTCGCCAAGCCGGGCCCCGTACGCGCGCGGCTGCAAGCGGCGCTCGAACGCCTCGCCGCGCCGGAGCGGGCCAAGCTGCGGCGCCGTGGTTGCATGGCGGTGAACACGGCGGCGGAGTGCGCGGACGACGACGAATCCGCAGCCGCCATCGTGCGCGGCATCTTCGAGCGGATGGAGCGCGCCCTCCAAGCGACCATCGAAGAGGGGCAGCGCAGCGGCGAAATCGACCCCCATCGGAACGCGAAGGACCTCGCGAGCCTCATGCTCACCACGATCCTCGGCATGACCGTGATCGCCAAGGTCTCGGCCAAGCCGGATGCATTGCTGCGCGCCGTGCGCGCCGCGATGAGCGCACTCTGA